In Miscanthus floridulus cultivar M001 chromosome 8, ASM1932011v1, whole genome shotgun sequence, the sequence taaaccctgtgtcattaagtgctaggccacatccgatcacaacgtacagcaaaactacaaatatttatatgttggtTACTTTCTGCGCCGACACGTAGAGTTACTTCGTGCCAATTAGCACTGCCAGATCAATATATAGGCTCACGTCAAAGGCTGATCCTGAACTAAACCATCGCGATCACATTTTCAAATTTTAGTGAAATTGATTAAAATTTATTTGATACTTCAGTGTGACACAGTGACACGATACTACTTTATGCTGATTAGACAAGAGCAAATCTGGCCTGACCTTGCCCGGCCCAAGAACCTTTTTTTTAAGAActtacatatttttgtatgttctAAAAAAAAGTCACATAACATGATATCTAACTCTGTCTACACATTAATAGCATgaaaattaaagttatgatatatttatgAGTAAATTAAATATAAAGAAAAATATATATCTAGGTTATATTTAATTCAATCTAATATTTACTTATATTATGGATGTCATGGTCATCATAAATAAAGTATAGCTTTTAAATTATTATATtaaactagcaaatatgcccgtgcaATGCAacagaaaacaaaacaaaaaagctATCAACTGTTCAACTTGTTCGCTTCATCTTGCTGCACAGCTGCATAGGCTGCAATAGCTTAAATTCGTATAAGTGTTATTTCCTATGTTGTGAGTGACTATTGCACCAATCACAGACGAATGGGCTCCTTAATGGAGACAAGGACGACAATGTCCCATATCTATTTACGTTTCATcctttttataaaatttaaaagctaTACTTTATTTATGATGACCATGACATCCATAATATAAGTAAATATTAGATTGAATTAAATATAACCtagatatatttttttctttataTTTAATTTACTcataaatatatcataactttaattttcATGCTATTAATGTGTAGACAGAGTTAGATATCATGTTATGTGACTTTTTTTagaacatacaaaaatatgtaattTTAGTCGTCATTGTATCAAGAACTGGTCTCGTTGTTGATAAGGATGAAGTATGACCGAGACCTTTCTCGATAATTTAGCGAtagaaatatttatttattaGGTAATGGTCGCAGTTTCAAGGACCCATAATAttgttttattatttattttttatcttTATAAAAAGCTGAGTTACATatcagaaaaagaagaaaagaaaaaataacaCGGAAAAGGGATGCACGGGACGCCACACCCACAATCCACGAACGGGGGGAGCAGTTTCCTTGAGACAGGACATACCAAGGAGCACTTTCCTGAAACGGGACGTACGGACTACGCAACACCACCGTACGGGAGAAAGAAACTGAGATGGAAACAAAAAAAACGAACATGAACAGAACACTATTTATCGGCTGGACGAAAATTTGATTTGATGGCAGAAATTTTAGCTCTTTAGTATTAGGAGTAGGGGTATATAggtatatatagatatagaaaaGGGGAACAGCACAAAAGGAAGTACAGAGTTACAAAACAAAGCCAAGCAAGCTAGCGGCCCAAGAACCTTATTGCATAGGGCTTAGACAGAGGACCGTGACTTTTTTTTTTCAAGGCAAGCACGTTGCCTGTGCACAGGAATTTGACTCCTGAGCTCGGGCGGGGCCCCGGATGTGTTCCATTACGCCTGTACTTGCACGGAGGATTCTGCACGAACCCAATCGCTTTGAGGTTGCGCTGCGCTCATGTAAAGATCGCTCTAGGACACCAGCTTTCTGGTGGCGTAGTGCGTTCGTCTTCGTCCTTGGCCAGTTCTTAACAATCTCTCGAGAAAATCTGTGCCCATAGCAAACGTCAGTGGCAGCGAACAGCTGCATTAGTATACGCCGGTTTGGTCAAATCGACGAGCTGGCGTGGCCTTGCTTTCTCGGTCACGGGCCTGTGATCTTCATGAGCTCTACGAGGACGACAAATCCACTGCCAAAACCAAAACCACTGCGTGCTGAATGAAATAAGACGAGTTATGGTAGCACACGCATGGAAATATGGGTCACCTAGCTGTAAAATCGTAATGCGAAGCTAGTAGTAATCTCGCCAGCTGAATCTCATTGATCAGATGGCAGCCAAATATGGATCACGGAGTCTGCAAAGATATCCGAGCGATCCAAGCACGTCCCAGTCGCAGGTGCTCATTTAACAAAGGATGTCTTTTGACCTGTTCGGTTTACTCCATATTCGACTTGTTTGATTTGTTTTTTCAATAAGAATAGTacttttctctcacgacaattcagttagaatagtgttttcagtcagttttaGCCAAATTTCACATCAGCCAACGGGGCCAAAAGGAGACGAGATCTCCTGTCCTGGGCGGTGCCAGGCGGGGAGGAGTAAATACCTGCGTCTCCTGTGCGCTGTGCCCCTCCCGTTCGCAGCAAGAATCCAAGAAaacttcagcctgttcgtttggctgtggcttatcgtaaacgatcataaattttcagtcggaacagtatttctctcacacacaaaccaaccagcagtatttcttcatgaatcagcaacgatacgaaccagccaaccgaacaggctgaagatcCTCGGCGTTACTCGCTCGCCCCGTATCAGATCAGAGCTCACCGGCCGGACCGGCCCCGGCCCCGTATCGAGATCTCACGGATTCACTCGCCGCACAGCCGCATTGGGATCTCCTGACCGATCGCTTCCGTTCCACCTTCCGTAACAGGCAAGAAGCCCCCGCTCCCTGCGTGTATAtataaggtcagtctcaatgggGATTTCATAGGGTTTTAtaggcattaaatatgctgatatgacactgtcttgatgaagagagaaGATAAAAATTTCATGGAAGTAGAGAGAGTTTTATAGAGAtaaaactcttctgcactgtttctAAAATATGAATGTGTTGAAAACTATAAGATGAAACCCCACTGAGATTGGCCTAGTAATAAAGCGCGCGGCGCCGGCCCGTGGCTGGGTAGCAAgacggcggcggcgtcgacggggGTCTTGCGCTGATCGATCGCTCTTCTCACGCGCCGCTAGCTCTTCGCGGTGTCAGCGGAGCGACGACCGAGCTTGAGATGGCCAGCGGCGGTCGCGGCAGCGGCGGCCGGAGGGGCGTGGGGGCGACGCCGCACGTCCTCGCGGTGGATGAATGACAGCTCCGTCGACCGCGCCATCATCGCTGTCATCCTCCGGAGCTCCCGGTTTCGTGGTGTGTGTTGCGTGCGACACTGTTGCATTGCAAGCTCTTGTGGCTTCAGTACTCCACTGCTTGATTTTCAGTTCTTCATTCAAGTTGTTTTGGTCTTGTGCTCGTGCAGTGACGGCGGTGGAAAGTGGGAAGAGGGCGGTGGAACTGTTAGGCACGGTATGTCATACAACTGTGTGTTTTTTTACTAATTATCTGTCTTTCATTTTGATTTGGCGTTGTTTTACACGTAGATGTACGCCTCTCTCACCCTTGTTTTCGGGTCGTACAGGAGCCGAACGTGAGTATGATAATCACTGATTACTGGATGCCAGAGATGACGGGATACGAGCTCCCCAAGAAGGTCAAGGTAATAATCTGACGACTAGTCCATTCTGCAATGTAAAATCTGAGCCTTTCGACATCACTAATGAAAATCCGTGcaacctcaaaaaaaaaaactaatgaaaATCCGTGCATGCATGCAGGAGTCATCTAAGCTGAAGCAGATCCCAGTGGTGATCATGTCCTCAGAGAACGTCTCGACCAGAATCAGCAGGTAATAAGCAAATCCTCATCATCATAGCAAAGATGTAGCCGTAGCAGCACCCATACCTACACATCTAACCCCTGTTTTGGCCTCCGTGTCTAATCAAATCAGATGCCTGGAGGAAGGGGCAGAGGATTTCCTGGTGAAGCCCGTCCGCGCGTCGGACGCGTCGCGCGTCTTCAGCCGCGTGCTCCGATGAGCACCGGTTGTCCATGGAGCGAGAGCGCGGCACGGCGGGCCGGCGCGCGCGTGCGGCTTCGGATTTTTGTAGGGCTCTCGGGATGGCAGGCGCGGGAAACGAACGTCGTACGGGCAGTCGGTGTCTGTAATCCAAGTGCTTCGATACAGCCGTGTGGTTACGTTTTCTTGTGTTAGAGCCAGTCTACAAAGGCTGGTCTCCGTGTGTGTTTACACTTTCTTTTTTCAAGCCTTGTTGGATTTTGCAGTTCGGAGCAAGCGTCTGTTCTTCGGTTGTGTATGGGCTTCTGCAGTTGTTTTCGTTTGGTCTGGTCTAGGGAATTGGTTGATCAAAGGTGGTGACAATTTGATGGTGCACTTGCCTTAACTATGTGATGTGGTTGACAGTGTCTTTTTAGTGCCCTCGGGCTCTACCTCCCTTTGCTTACAATTGCAGGAAATCTGTGGTCTCAAAAAATTCTTCTTAAATTAAGGTCTTATTTAGGATTGCTCCACTCCACCAAAATCAAACCCTACCCTCTCCACTGTGGAAAAACTCCATAAAAATCTAAAGTTTCAATTACCCTTTTATGTGCTCCATAAAACAATTAGAATTGACCTTCAACTCTTTTttttaacaaagtttgtagaGTTGTACCTATTTAACTAGTATAGTTGGGAGCCAAGCTAAAAAATAGAGCAGAGTAGTGCCAAATAGGCCCTAAGACTTAATTGTATTCCATTTAGCTAGCTGCTAAAATTTAGCTAACAACCTGTTTGTATTCTTAGATAAGAGGTCAGCTAGTATCACTTACTACCACCATTGGAAACTAAAAAAAAATACATAATACCGACAGGGAAATAAGAAAAATAATTTTCCTGTCGGTTGTTGAATTTTTCTGTCGGTACAGCAATTTCCTTGTCGGTACAACGTCGACAGGAAAATTCAGTCACTTCAGGTTCAGATTTTCAACCCAGGATCTACAAAACAATTTCAATTTTAATTTAAATTAATCATACAACAGTTTCAGTTTTAATTAAAATTAATCATACAGTCGTGTTATTCATGTAACACATTATAGCTCACAAGTACACAAATGAGACCACAGTTAGAAATATCATATAGATATGATAATTGCCTTAAACATTAACATTACATACAAAATTTGTACATATATTCTCTAAATATTTGACATCAATACAAGGGCCTCACTGTTATCTCCTACTAGCCTAGTAAACAATCTAGCCTGTCTTCCAGTAC encodes:
- the LOC136474287 gene encoding two-component response regulator ORR11, translating into MNDSSVDRAIIAVILRSSRFRVTAVESGKRAVELLGTEPNVSMIITDYWMPEMTGYELPKKVKESSKLKQIPVVIMSSENVSTRISRCLEEGAEDFLVKPVRASDASRVFSRVLR